Proteins from a genomic interval of Zerene cesonia ecotype Mississippi unplaced genomic scaffold, Zerene_cesonia_1.1 Zces_u001, whole genome shotgun sequence:
- the LOC119838116 gene encoding gamma-secretase subunit pen-2, producing MDLNKLPNDKKLQLCRNYFKVGCILLPFVWAVNAVWFFKEAFVKPPFEEQKEIKKYVILSFIGAIVWVIILAGWVTAFQLNRVAWGAVGDSLSFIVPLGRA from the exons AtggatttaaataagttacCAAATGACAAGAAGTTACAGCTTTgtagaaattatttcaaag tcGGTTGCATCCTCTTACCCTTTGTTTGGGCAGTAAATGCAGTGTGGTTCTTCAAGGAAGCGTTTGTTAAACCACCTTTCGAAGAACAGaaggaaataaagaaat atGTTATTTTGAGTTTTATCGGTGCTATTGTATGGGTGATCATACTTGCTGGTTGGGTGACGGCGTTCCAGCTTAACAGAGTCGCCTGGGGTGCTGTTGGTGACAGCCTCTCATTTATTGTGCCTT